One part of the Dunckerocampus dactyliophorus isolate RoL2022-P2 chromosome 11, RoL_Ddac_1.1, whole genome shotgun sequence genome encodes these proteins:
- the LOC129189696 gene encoding protocadherin beta-16-like, with translation MRRQVLLFLSALCLRRVLGQVSYSIPEEMSKGSVVGNIVHDLGVDLKRLTSGKARVYTGRSVAHIGLNKERGVLVVQERIDREALCGESTPCAMHFQVILENPMELFRVTVEITDINDNTPSFTNAEKRFEISESAIVGSKFILEKAIDLDIGMNGLQQYTLTPADNFALKLENEADGSKKVEMVLQMPLDREKQSYIRLLLTATDGGEPQLSGTVHILINVLDANDNAPTFEKRIYTAKILENAAKGTSVTTVRASDKDIGANGNVSYLISPSKRFLADIFNINAQTGVITLIGGIDYEKATSYQMDVEVVDTGGLSDSTKVVVDVIDMNDNSPHINIVSKSDTILEDSPPNTVLAMLSVSDPDSENNGKVECVIDDNTPFKIESSLNGFYTLVTEVDLDRERSSEYNITVTCSDEGVPSLSSSDTLTLRISDVNDNAPVFERSSYEASIVENNTPGLSIFTVKARDADWNQNARLSYILEDSSYNGVPVSSYVSVSADSGVIHAVRSFDYEHLKDFHFHIRAQDGGSPPLSSNVSVRILIQDQNDNAPQVLYPVQTGGSVLAEMVPRSADVGYLVTKVVAVDVDSGQNAWLSYKVHKATDRALFEVGLHNGEIRTVRQVTDKDAVKQRLTVLVEDNGQPSRSATVIVNVAVADSFPEVLSEFTDFSMHDKEYNDKLTFYLVLALAVVSFLFITCLLLIISVKVYRWRQSRILYHSSLPVIPYYPPRYSDTLGTGTLPHVYNYEVCRTTDSRKSNFKVDRAASHNVLVMDPSSTGTMQKIHSEKNILDELDSPLE, from the exons ATGAGACGGCAAGTATTGTTGTTCCTCTCGGCTCTGTGCCTTCGCCGTGTGCTCGGCCAGGTCAGCTATTCCATCCCTGAAGAAATGTCCAAAGGCTCTGTTGTTGGTAACATAGTGCATGATTTAGGTGTAGATCTCAAGAGGCTGACATCCGGTAAGGCTCGCGTATATACCGGCCGCAGTGTGGCGCACATCGGCCTGAATAAAGAGAGAGGAGTCCTCGTTGTCCAAGAGAGGATAGACAGGGAAGCTTTGTGTGGAGAGAGCACTCCGTGTGCTATGCATTTCCAGGTCATTCTGGAGAATCCAATGGAGCTTTTTCGCGTTACGGTGGAGATCACGGACATAAACGACAACACGCCCAGTTTTACCAACGCTGAAAAGCGGTTTGAAATAAGCGAGTCCGCCATAGTAGGATCCAAATTTATATTAGAGAAAGCGATCGATTTGGACATAGGCATGAATGGCTTACAGCAATACACACTCACCCCGGCTGACAACTTTGCCTTAAAATTAGAAAATGAGGCCGACGGAAGTAAGAAAGTAGAAATGGTGCTGCAGATGCCTCTCGATAGAGAAAAGCAGAGTTACATAAGGCTTTTATTAACTGCTACAGATGGAGGCGAGCCGCAGCTCTCAGGCACCGTGcatatattaattaatgtgCTTGACGCCAATGATAACGCACCTACGTTTgaaaaacgtatttatacagcaaaaatacttgaaaatgccGCCAAGGGCACCAGCGTAACGACTGTGAGAGCATCTGATAAAGACATCGGCGCAAATGGAAATGTGTCATATTTGATATCTCCCAGCAAACGCTTTTTAGCcgatatttttaacattaacgCCCAAACGGGGGTAATCACCCTGATAGGTGGCATTGATTATGAAAAGGCGACATCCTATCAAATGGACGTAGAGGTGGTCGACACGGGAGGTCTCTCTGATTCTACCAAAGTTGTGGTTGACGTCATCGATATGAACGATAACAGCCCTCACATAAATATCGTTTCTAAATCTGACACCATATTAGAGGACTCGCCCCCTAACACTGTTCTAGCAATGTTAAGTGTGAGCGATCCGGACTCGGAAAATAACGGGAAAGTAGAGTGTGTCATAGATGATAACACTCCCTTTAAAATAGAGTCGTCATTAAATGGATTTTATACTTTGGTCACAGAGGTAGATTTAGACAGAGAGAGGTCAAGTGAGTATAATATCACAGTGACATGCTCTGATGAAGGAGTACCCTCCCTCTCCAGCAGCGACACTCTCACCTTACGCATTTCAGATGTGAATGACAACGCGCCTGTCTTTGAGAGGAGCTCATATGAGGCCTCCATTGTAGAAAACAACACACCAGGTCTCTCTATATTCACAGTAAAAGCCAGAGACGCAGATTGGAACCAGAACGCTCGACTCTCTTACATCCTGGAGGACTCCTCTTATAACGGAGTGCCAGTCTCCTCATATGTGTCTGTTAGTGCTGATAGCGGAGTCATCCATGCAGTGCGCTCTTTTGACTACGAGCACCTGAAAGACTTCCACTTTCATATCAGAGCTCAGGATGGAGGCTCCCCTCCTCTCAGCAGCAACGTGAGTGTCCGCATCCTGATCCAAGACCAGAACGACAATGCACCTCAGGTCCTGTATCCGGTCCAGACAGGTGGCTCGGTGCTGGCTGAAATGGTGCCTCGTTCAGCAGATGTGGGCTATCTGGTGACTAAAGTGGTGGctgttgatgtggactctggACAGAACGCCTGGCTCTCCTATAAAGTGCACAAAGCCACAGACAGGGCGCTGTTTGAAGTGGGCCTACACAATGGAGAAATAAGAACTGTCCGCCAAGTCACTGATAAAGATGCTGTCAAGCAAAGACTGACTGTTCTAGTGGAGGACAACGGGCAGCCCTCTCGTTCAGCTACAGTCATTGTTAACGTGGCGGTGGCAGACAGCTTCCCTGAAGTGCTGTCAGAGTTCACTGACTTTAGCATGCATGACAAGGAGTACAATGACAAGCTGACTTTTTACTTAGTCTTGGCTTTGGCTGTGGtctccttcctcttcatcacCTGCTTGCTGCTTATCATATCAGTCAAAGTGTACAGGTGGAGACAGTCTCGCATCCTGTACCACTCCAGCCTCCCTGTCATTCCATATTATCCACCACGTTACTCAGACACTTTGGGAACAGGGACTCTCCCACATGTGTACAATTACGAGGTGTGCAGGACTACTGACTCCAGAAAAAGTAACTTCAAGGTGGACAGAGCTGCTAGTCACAACGTGCTGGTAATGGACCCCAGTTCTACAGGAACCATGCAGAAGATACACAGTGAAAAGAACATCCTGGATGAACTTGACTCTCCTCTAGAG TGA
- the LOC129189691 gene encoding protocadherin beta-16-like, producing MDFKTMMRQVLPFILLMSTRSVLGQVTYSIPEEMEKGSLVSNVAQDLGLDLKRLKSGRARIHSGDSAEYIELEKERGLLLVKERIDRETLCGETTLCALHLQMILENPMELFRITIEITDINDNAPTFASSSKRFEISESAIIGSKFVLEKAIDADSGANALQSYSLSPTDNFNLKLANQADGSKKVEMILQKPLDREQQEQISLLLTAFDGGQPRRSGTMQINVHVLDVNDNAPVFSKASYKATISESSPKGTSVITVTASDKDSGSNGQISYLISQNTLRLPDVFQINSATGEVILTGDIDYERAKVLQIDIEAVDNGGLSDSSKILIDIIDVNDNSPQMKILSKSDSISEDSAENTVVTMLSVNDPDSGSNGEVKCKINEDIPFKIENTVNGFYSLVTEVALDRESASQYNITVTCSDEGVPSLSSSVTLTLHISDVNDNTPVFERSSYEASIVENNTPGLSIFTVKARDADWNQNARLSYILEDSSVNGVPVSSYVSVSADSGVIHAVRSFDYEHLKEFHFRVRAQDGGSPPLNSNVSVRILIQDQNDNAPQVLYPVQTGASVLAEMVPRSADVGYLVTKVVAVDVDSGQNAWLSYKVHKATDRALFEVGLHNGEIRTVRQVTDKDAVKQRLTVLVEDNGQPSRSATVIVNVAVADSFPEVLSEFTDFSMHDKEYNDKLTFYLVLALAVVSFLFITCLLLIISVKVYRWRQSRILYHSSLPVIPYYPPRYSDTLGTGTLPHVYNYEVCRTTDSRKSDFKLDRAVSHNVLVMDPSSTGTMQKIHSEKNILDEPDSPLELVDSVT from the exons ATGGATTTTAAAACTATGATGCGTCAAGTGCTGCCGTTCATCTTGCTCATGTCGACCCGTTCCGTGCTCGGCCAAGTCACCTATTCGATCCCGGAGGAAATGGAGAAAGGATCTTTGGTGTCTAACGTGGCTCAGGATTTAGGTTTGGACCTGAAAAGGCTCAAATCAGGTCGAGCTCGTATTCATTCTGGAGACAGTGCGGAATACATCGAGCTGGAGAAAGAAAGGGGGCTCCTCCTTGTGAAGGAGAGGATAGACAGAGAGACGCTGTGCGGTGAGACGACGCTCTGTGCTTTGCATTTGCAGATGATTTTGGAAAATCCCATGGAATTGTTTCGTATTACTATCGAAATTACAGACATAAACGACAATGCCCCCACTTTTGCGTCCAGCAGCAAACGCTTTGAAATCAGCGAGTCGGCCATCATCGGCTCTAAATTTGTGCTGGAGAAAGCCATCGACGCTGATagtggtgcaaatgctctgcaGAGCTACTCGCTCAGTCCGACAGATAATTTTAATCTTAAATTAGCAAATCAAGCAGATGGGAGTAAAAAAGTGGAGATGATACTGCAGAAGCCTCTAGATAGAGAGCAGCAGGAGCAGATTTCATTGTTGTTAACAGCCTTTGATGGCGGACAACCACGCAGGTCAGGAACAATGCAGATTAATGTGCATGTGTTAGATGTAAATGATAACGCTCCCGTGTTTAGCAAGGCTTCATATAAGGCAACTATTAGTGAAAGTTCACCCAAAGGAACAAGTGTAATAACTGTAACTGCATCTGACAAAGACAGTGGTTCTAATGGGCAAATATCTTATTTAATATCTCAAAATACGCTCAGATTACCCGATGTATTTCAGATCAATAGTGCAACTGGAGAGGTTATTTTAACTGGTGACATTGACTATGAGCGAGCTAAAGTGTTACAAATAGATATAGAAGCAGTAGACAATGGAGGACTGTCTGATTCAAGTAAGATCCTGATTGACATCATTGATGTTAATGACAACAGTCCTCAAATGAAAATACTCTCTAAATCAGATTCCATTTCTGAAGACTCTGCAGAGAACACTGTTGTTACTATGTTAAGTGTTAATGACCCTGACTCTGGTAGCAATGGAGAGGTCAAGTGTAAAATTAATGaagatattccatttaaaatagaaaacacTGTGAATGGATTTTACAGCTTAGTGACAGAGGTAGCTTTGGATAGAGAATCAGCATCTCAGTATAATATCACAGTGACATGCTCTGATGAGGGAGTACCCTCCCTCTCCAGCAGTGTCACTCTCACCTTACACATCTCAGATGTGAATGACAACACGCCTGTCTTTGAGAGGAGCTCATATGAGGCCTCCATTGTAGAAAACAACACACCAGGTCTCTCTATATTCACAGTGAAAGCCAGAGATGCGGACTGGAACCAGAACGCTCGTCTCTCTTACATCCTGGAGGACTCCTCTGTTAACGGAGTGCCAGTCTCCTCATATGTGTCTGTTAGTGCTGATAGTGGAGTCATCCATGCAGTGCGCTCTTTTGACTATGAGCACCTGAAAGAGTTCCACTTCCGTGTCAGAGCTCAGGATGGAGGCTCTCCTCCTCTCAACAGCAACGTGAGCGTTCGCATCCTGATCCAGGACCAGAACGACAATGCACCTCAGGTCCTGTATCCGGTCCAGACAGGCGCTTCGGTGCTGGCTGAAATGGTGCCTCGTTCAGCAGATGTGGGCTATCTGGTGACTAAAGTGGTGGctgttgatgtggactctggACAGAACGCCTGGCTCTCCTATAAAGTGCACAAAGCCACAGACAGGGCGCTGTTTGAAGTGGGCCTACACAATGGAGAAATAAGAACTGTCCGCCAAGTGACTGATAAAGATGCTGTCAAGCAAAGACTGACTGTTCTAGTGGAGGACAACGGGCAGCCCTCTCGTTCAGCTACAGTCATTGTTAACGTGGCGGTGGCAGACAGCTTCCCTGAAGTGCTGTCAGAGTTCACTGACTTTAGCATGCATGACAAGGAGTACAATGACAAGCTGACTTTTTACTTAGTCTTGGCTTTGGCTGTGGtctccttcctcttcatcacCTGCTTGCTGCTTATCATATCAGTCAAAGTGTACAGGTGGAGACAGTCTCGCATCCTGTACCACTCCAGCCTCCCAGTCATTCCATATTATCCACCACGTTACTCAGACACTTTGGGGACAGGGACTCTCCCACACGTGTACAATTACGAGGTGTGCAGGACCACTGACTCCAGAAAAAGTGACTTTAAGTTGGACAGAGCTGTTAGTCACAACGTGCTGGTAATGGACCCCAGTTCTACAGGAACCATGCAGAAGATACACAGTGAAAAGAACATCCTTGATGAACCTGACTCTCCTCTAGAG TTGGTGGATTCGGTTACGTAA
- the LOC129189688 gene encoding protocadherin beta-16-like, with amino-acid sequence MKGRISCAAVESARTMRRQVLLISIFCLSSVIGQVTYSIPEEMAKGSLIGNIARDLGLDVKRLRAGKARIYTGDSAQYIELNRERGVLLVKEKIDREFLCRQTTPCALHFQITLENPLELFPITVEITDINDNAPLFQKDERRFEISESAVVGSKFMLEKAFDPDIGLNGLQRYTLKPSDCFVLKLHSQSDGSKKVDMVLQKPLDREKQEHVSLVLTAEDGGEPQLTGTMQIQITVLDANDNAPVFSKAVYKASITENSAIGTLITKVSASDADKGTNGEVVYVIGSSMDTVSKLFHINDEGDVILKGAVDYEKEKSHHIDIEAIDQGGLSDSSKIVIDVIDVNDNSPIVNMISSSGSVPEDAPVKTVIALMSVSDPDSDANGQVNCVIGENIPFAIKTTSNNFYSLVTDSELDRERSSEYNITVTCSDEGVPSLSSSVTLTLHISDVNDNAPVFERSSYEASIVENNTPGLSIFTVKARDADWNQNAHLSYILEDSSVNGVPVSSYVSVSADSGVIHAVRSFDYEHLKEFHLHVRAQDGGSPPLSSNVSVRILIQDQNDNAPQVLYPVQTGASVLAEMVPRSADVGYLVTKVVAVDVDSGQNAWLSYKVHKATDRALFEVGLHNGEIRTVRQVTDKDAVKQRLTVLVEDNGQPSRSATVIVNVAVADSFPEVLSEFTDFSMQDKEYNDKLTFYLVLALAVVSFLFISCLLLIISVKVYRWRQSRILYHSNLPVIPYYPPRYSDTLGTGTLPHVYNYEVCRTTDSRKSDFKMDRAASHNVLVMDPSSTGTMQKIHSEKNILDEPDSPLEVGHLR; translated from the coding sequence ATGAAAGGCCGTATCAGCTGTGCAGCAGTGGAATCAGCCAGGACAATGAGACGGCAAGTATTGTTAATCTCCATCTTCTGCCTCAGCTCCGTAATAGGGCAGGTCACCTACTCCATTCCGGAGGAAATGGCAAAAGGATCTTTAATCGGCAACATAGCCCGAGATTTGGGCTTAGACGTCAAGAGGCTGAGGGCGGGCAAAGCTCGCATTTACACGGGAGACAGCGCTCAGTATATCGAGCTGAACAGAGAACGAGGAGTCCTCCTCGTCAAAGAAAAAATAGACCGAGAATTTTTGTGCAGGCAGACGACGCCCTGCGctttacattttcaaattacACTTGAAAATCCACTAGAATTATTCCCCATTACTGTGGAAATTACGGACATTAACGACAATGCACCACTCTTCCAAAAAGACGAGAGGAGGTTTGAAATCAGCGAATCTGCCGTGGTGGGCTCTAAATTCATGCTGGAGAAAGCGTTTGACCCTGATATAGGACTGAATGGTCTTCAGCGGTACACACTGAAGCCCAGTGATTGCTTTGTGCTTAAACTACACAGTCAGTCAGATGGCAGTAAAAAGGTGGACATGGTATTACAAAAGCCGCTAGATAGAGAGAAACAGGAGCACGTGTCTTTAGTTTTGACGGCCGAGGATGGCGGAGAACCACAGCTGACTGGAACCATGCAGATCCAAATCACTGTTCTTGATGCGAATGACAATGCGCCAGTATTCAGCAAGGCTGTGTACAAGGCAAGCATCACGGAGAACTCCGCCATAGGAACACTCATTACTAAAGTGAGCGCTTCAGATGCAGATAAGGGAACAAACGGAGAAGTGGTGTATGTGATAGGGAGCAGCATGGACACTGTGTCCAAGTTATTCCATATTAATGATGAGGGTGACGTCATCCTGAAGGGCGCAGTAGATTATGAAAAAGAGAAATCACATCACATTGACATAGAAGCTATTGATCAAGGGGGGTTGTCTGATTCCAGTAAAATTGTTATTGATGTCATTGATGTAAATGACAACAGCCCCATTGTAAATATGATTTCATCATCTGGCTCTGTGCCAGAAGACGCCCCCGTCAAAACTGTCATAGCTTTAATGAGTGTTAGTGACCCTGATTCTGATGCTAATGGTCAAGTCAACTGTGTGATAGGTGAAAATATACCATTTGCAATCAAAACCACATCAAATAATTTCTATAGTTTAGTGACAGACAGTGAATTAGACAGAGAGAGGTCAAGTGAGTATAATATCACAGTGACATGTTCTGATGAGGGAGTACCCTCCCTTTCCAGCAGTGTCACCCTCACCTTACACATCTCAGATGTGAATGACAATGCACCTGTCTTTGAGAGGAGCTCATATGAGGCCTCCATTGTAGAAAACAACACACCAGGTCTCTCTATATTCACAGTGAAAGCCAGAGATGCTGACTGGAACCAGAATGCTCATCTCTCTTACATCCTGGAGGACTCCTCTGTTAACGGAGTGCCAGTCTCCTCATATGTGTCCGTTAGTGCTGATAGTGGAGTCATCCATGCAGTGCGCTCTTTTGACTACGAGCACCTGAAAGAGTTCCACTTGCACGTGAGAGCTCAGGATGGAGGCTCCCCTCCTCTCAGCAGCAACGTGAGCGTTCGCATCCTGATCCAGGACCAGAACGACAACGCACCTCAGGTCCTGTATCCGGTCCAGACAGGCGCTTCGGTGCTGGCTGAAATGGTGCCTCGTTCAGCAGATGTGGGCTATCTGGTGACTAAAGTGGTGGctgttgatgtggactctggACAGAACGCCTGGCTCTCCTATAAAGTGCACAAAGCCACAGACAGGGCGCTGTTTGAAGTGGGCCTACACAATGGAGAAATAAGAACTGTCCGCCAAGTCACTGATAAAGATGCTGTCAAGCAAAGACTGACTGTTCTAGTGGAGGACAACGGGCAGCCCTCTCGTTCAGCTACAGTCATTGTTAACGTGGCGGTGGCAGACAGCTTCCCTGAAGTGCTGTCAGAGTTCACTGACTTTAGCATGCAGGACAAGGAGTACAATGACAAGCTGACTTTTTACTTAGTCTTGGCTTTGGCTGTGGtctccttcctcttcatcaGCTGCTTGCTGCTTATCATATCAGTCAAAGTGTACAGGTGGAGACAGTCTCGCATCCTGTACCACTCCAACCTCCCAGTCATTCCATATTATCCACCACGTTACTCAGACACTTTGGGGACAGGGACTCTCCCACACGTGTACAATTACGAGGTGTGCAGGACTACTGACTCCAGAAAAAGTGACTTTAAGATGGACAGAGCTGCTAGTCACAACGTGCTGGTAATGGACCCCAGTTCTACAGGGACCATGCAGAAGATACACAGTGAAAAGAACATCCTGGATGAACCGGACTCTCCTCTTGAGGTTGGTCACTTGAGATAA